In Bernardetia litoralis DSM 6794, the genomic window TTGATAAATCAAATAATCCTAATTTAAAAATTTATATTAAACTAGATTATTACCCTACACATGAAGGTGAATACTATAGTTTGGGATATGGAAATTTTGTTTGCCGTAAAAGGAAAAATTTGTGGGAAAAAGAAAATTGTGAAGGATTAATCCTTATTTTGAGCGACAAAGATATTCATATCAAAAAAATTCTTACCATTTTATCAAATGCCTTGGATAAAATAGACTATATAAAATCTAATCAATATAAGATTCATAAAAATATGCGTGGTTCAGAGGTTGATACACTATTAACAATTCCCTTTGAAAAAATCAATCAATATGCTTCTAATCAAAATAATATTGTAAATGCTATTCTTAATGAAAGAATAGATATAGAACGACCATTTCCAAAACATAAAAATCAGAATATAAATTATTTTTTCAAAAATAATAAGTATCATTTTTATTATAAAAATGCTGATAGGAAAGAAAATATTTTAGTTGTAGATAATATACGAGAAATTGAAGGAAATACTAAAGATGGTTATTTTATATTTACAACAGATAGTACATTTTACTACTTGTATAATGAAAATGTAAAAGGAGAGTTTAAAATTGATAATGTACACCCAGCAAGGTCACCAATTTATAAGTACCAGCATAAATCTGAACCTCTGAATTTGTTTATTATGAGACTATCAGGTTATGATACAACTAATCAAGTATTATTTCTTCCTGATAGTAACCTAGTTATTTCAAACTATGCTTACAATCCTTTTTCTAAGAAAAATTTAGATGTTGCAATTAAAAAACAAAGAGAAAAAAATGCTACATTAAAACACACAACTGACTTTAAATTCAACTTTGAAATAGCCTTTTATATTTCTCTAGCTATAATTTTAGGTTTGCTTATTCTAATTTGGCAAAGAAAAAGAAAGTAAAAATTCCTTATTTTTGCATCAAAATAATAAAGATTTAAAAACTCTTTTGTTTATCTAAAAGTTAGTAGCCTTTAATTAGAAAAAATAAATACGGAAATATAGAAATAGTTTTATGAAAAATGCCCCTATTGCAGTTTTGCTTGTCAATTTAGGAACTCCAGATTCTCCAAAAACACCTGATGTTAGAAAATATTTACGTGAGTTTTTATTGGATGGTAGAGTAATTGATATTCCTGCACCTTTGCGTTTTGCGCTTGTAAATGGAGTTATTGCACCTTTCCGTTCGCCAAAATCAGCAGCCGAATATCAAAAATTATGGACGGATAGAGGTTCTCCACTTTTGTATCATGGTGTGGATGTAGCCGAAAAATTACAACATTCTTTAGATGAATATTCTAGTAAAGAAACTGATAAATCTAAAAAACAGAAGTATATTGTTCGTTTGGCAATGCGTTATCAAAGTCCATCTATTCCAAATGTACTTTCAGAATTGCAGGCAATGAATCCAAAAAAAATCATTGTTATTCCTATGTTTCCTCAATATGCTTCGGCTTCTACGGGTTCAGTTTTGGAAAAAATAATGCAACTTGTTTCTAAATGGTTACTCATTCCTGAAGTTTCTTTTGTGGATTCTTATCCAACAGATAAAAAAATGATACAAGCATTTGCATTACAAGGACAAGAACTTTTAAAAACCCATGATTACGACCATTATGTTTTTTCATATCATGGTTTGCCACAACGCCAACTCAAAAAAGCAAGTTCACATTGTAAAATTGGAACGTGTTGTGAAAATTTTAGTGCTGTAAACCGTCTTTGTTATAGAGCGCAATGTTATGAAACTTCACGTCATTTGGCAAAAGAATTAGGTATTACAGAAAAAGATTATACGGTTTGTTTTCAATCTCGTTTGGGTTCTGACCCTTGGATTCCACCTTATACAGATGATGTAATTAAAGAAATGTATGAAGAAGGATATAGAAAATTAATTGTTTTTGTACCTTCTTTTGTAGCTGATTGTTTAGAAACAAGTGTAGAAGTTGCAGAAACATACCATGAAGATTTCTTGGCACTTGGTGGAGAACGCTGGGATATGGTCGATAGTCTTAATTCTCACCCACTTTGGATTGAATCTTTGGAAGATATGGTTTTGCAGAGAAGTTAAACCAAAAAATACTGTACCCTACTTTTTTTATAGAACACAGATGTTTTTGAATTTAATTAAATTATTATGATACTATTTTAGCTTTACTGACTTACAGTTACCTGTATTTTCAATCCTATTAATATTTAACTAATCCTACCTTATAAAAAATAGTAAGGTAGAGTAAGCAAAAATTATATTTTTTAGTTGAAACTCTAAATATTTTTAAATATTTAGAGTTTTCTTTTTGTAAATTAGAACAAATACATGAAAATAAATTTTGTACATTTATTTTTTGAAGACTTCACAATAATTTTTCATTGTAAATTTATGAAGTAGTATATCATCTCTAAAATTAAAAAATAGTGAATTACCTTAGTACACGAAAAAACGGAACAAATAATGAGGAAAAAGTTTCTTTTAAAGAAGCTGTTATTAATGGTCTTACAAAAAATAGTGGTTTGTATTTTCCAGAAACCATTCCTTCTTTGCCTTCTTCTTTTTTTGAGAATATTGAAAATTTAGAAGATAATCAAATTGCTTTTGAGGTTTTGAAACCTTTTGTGAAGGAATCTTTGAATGAACAACAATTAAAACAAATTATTAAAGAAACACTTAATTTTTCTATTCCTGTTGTGCAAGTAGAAAATAATATTTTTTCTTTGGAGCTTTATCATGGCGCAACACAAGCCTTTAAAGATGTTGGCGCACGTTTTATGTCTCGGTGTTTATCGTATTTTTATAGCAAAAATGAAAATAATCAGAATGTAACTATTTTAGTTGCTACTTCTGGTGATACAGGAAGTGCAGTAGCTAATGGTTTTTTTGATGTAAAGGGAATTAATGTAAAGATTTTGTTTCCAAAAGGAAAAGTAAGCCCATATCAAGAATTTCAAATGACTACTTTAGGTAAAAATATTCAAGCCATAGAAGTAGAAGGAACTTTTGATGACTGCCAAAAATTGGTAAAAGAAGCCTTTAATGATACAGAATTAAGAGAAAAAATAACACTAAGTAGTGCAAACTCTATCAATGTAGCTCGTTTGCTTCCTCAAATGTTGTATTATTTTTTAGCCTATAAGCAATTAAAAATACAAGATGTTTTAGGTAATAAAAAATTAGTTGTTTCTGTTCCATCTGGAAATTTAGGAAATATTTCAGCAGGACTTATAGCCAAAAAAATAGGTTTGCCTATTGAACGTTTTATAGCTGCACACAATGCAAATGATACTTTTTATAATTATCTACAAACAGGAAAATACGAACAAAAAGCATCTATTTTGACCTATTCTAATGCCATGGATGTAGGAAATCCAAGCAATTTTGAAAGAATAGAATATTTGTATAACAAGGACTTGGAAGCAACTAAAAAAGATATTTCTGCTTTTACAGTTGATGATATTTCCACTATTAAAGAAATAACAAATTGTTATGAGAAAAATAATTATCTCCTAGACCCACATGGAGCAGTTGGAAAATTAGCTTTACATCAAAGCTTAAAAGAAAATGAAATTGGTTTATTTTTAGAAACAGCACATCCACAAAAATTTTCAGAAATTATACAAAAAGCAATTCCAAATTATGAATCTGAAAAAGTAGATTTGTCCAATGCAAAGAAATTATTTATTAAAAATAGCTATGATGAATTAGTAGAAATAATTTTGAAATAATGATAAGTAAGTGTTGTTGAAATAAATATTATAAATTAAATTTTGAAATTATACCTCAACAACATCTTTATACTAGAACAAGCATACGAAATTTTATTTTTTTTAATCTACTGTCAAAAGTAATCCTTTGCTCTACTGTACCCTACTTTCTTTTGTAAATGATTAGCGAGTGATTTATATGATTTTTATGATGAAATACAGGATAATACAAATGAAAATTAATTTATAAAATGCTGTTTTTTATTGAAATAATTAAAATAAAAGTAGCTTTTTTACTAAAAATGTAGTTGTTATTCTCTATGTACCTCTATGAACTCTGTGTTTAAAAAAAGTAGGGTACAGTAAGTATTTTCTAAAAATTATACAGAAACAAATATTGAATTTTCAGTTTTGTCTTATCCCAAAGGATTGTATATTTTGAAGATACAAAATGGAGAAAAAATGAAGACCGAAAAGATAATTATAGAATAATTTGATTGAATAAAATAAAGAAAACTCATTCTATATTTATTTATGGAATGAGTTCTTTGTGCTTCATTTTTTAAAAAAGATTAAATCCAGTCAATTCCTTTTTTCAAAAGCGATAAAGTTCGTGCTTCTTCGCTTCCTTTTTGTGGCTCGTGTGCGTATTGCCAGTTTGCCTCTGGTGGAAGACTCATCAAAATAGACTCTGTTCTCCCATTGGTTTCTAAGCCAAATTTTGTCCCTCTATCATAGACTAAATTAAATTCTACATAACGTCCTCTTCGGATACGTTGCCATTCTGTTTGTTCTTTTGTGAAAGGAAGTGTTTTATTTTTATTGGCAATTTGTGTATAAACGGGTGCAAATGCTTCTCCTATTTCTCTTACAAAATCCCAACGGTCTTGTTTTGTTATTCCGTCTATCTCTTTCAAATGGTCAAAAAATATTCCTCCTATTCCTCGTGTTTCTTCTCTGTGAGGAATGTAAAAATAATCATCTGCTTTTTTCTTAAATTCTGGATAATAACTTTTGTGGTGTTTATCACAAGCATCTTTTAAAGACTTATGAAAAAACTTTGCATCTTCATCAAAAATATAATGGGGAGTAAGGTCAATTCCACCACCAAACCAATAAATACCATTACTCATTTCAAAATAACGAACATTCATGTGAATAATCGGAACAAGTGGATTTTTTGGGTGCAAAACAATCGAAACACCTGTTGCAAAAAAATCAGCAGGTTCTAGTTTCATTAATTTGAGCATTTGAGCAGGAGATTCTCCAAAAACGGCTGAAAAATTAACGCCTCCTTTTTCGATAATATTACCGTTTTCTATTACACGAGATGTTCCTCCACCTCCCCCTTTTCGTTCCCAAGTATCTGTTTGAAAAGTAGCTTTTCCATCAGCTTCTTCTAATGCTTTGCAGATTCTGCTTTGCAGTCCTTGAAACCAAGTCGAAATTTGAGTTTTGTGTGTTGTAAAGTCGTTTGAAAGTTGGGTGTTTGTATCTAAATTTTCCACTATATTAATTAATATTTATTATTTGTTACTCATGTTGCCACGAGTTACCTGTGAAACCATTAATTTTATTTTTTACAAAAATAAGAATTTATCTTTAAGGAAATACAAGCGAAGTTATATTCATTTTTTTGAAATAAAAAATAGCAAAACTTTCAAGTACCAATAACTCAAAAAAAATGGTATCTTTGCAACGTTTTTCTAATGAAATTAAAACAGCTTATCAATCAATATACAATCAGTTTTATTATCTTTACTTTTTAATAATAGAATTGTTTTACTGATTTTGAAGTGTTTTGATATTCAAAATTTATCAACTAAGCGTATTTGAATGCAAAATTTAGCAGGTCTATCAGAACTTTTAAGCACACCTCAAAAAGTGGTTATTTTTCCACATCAACGCCCTGATGCTGATGCTTTAGGTTCTTGTTTGGCTTTATCTCTTTATCTACAAAAGAACAAACATCAAACTACTGTTATTTCGCCTACTGAATATCCTCGTTTTCTGAATTGGATGCCAGAGAATGATAAAGTAGTCGTTTATTCAGACAAAACACATAAAGAAGTCGAAGATTTAGTTTCAGAGGCTACTTTGATTTGTTGCTTGGATTTTTCTAGCCCAAATCGAACAGCTCCCTTAGATTCTTTTATAGACAAAAACCCTGACACCCCAATTTTATTAATTGACCATCATAGAGGAAAAACTGATTTTGCTCATTTTGAATTGTGGGATATTACAGCAGCAGCAACAGCAGAATTAGTCTATGACCTTATTCTTTTGATGAATGACAGAAATCTGATAGATATTCCAACAGCACAATGTTTGTATGCTGGTATCATGACAGATACAGCTTCTTTCAAACATCCCAACACAACAGGAAAAATACATCGTATTGCAGCCGATTTGATAGATATGGGATTGGATTCTTCATATGTTCAACGTATGATTTATGATAGTAGTACAGAAAATAGAGTGCGTCTTTTGGGACATGCTCTTTCAGATTGTTTGACTGTCAGACAGGATTTAAAAACAGCCTATTTTGTCTTAAAACAAAAAGATACTCGTAAATACAACCCTCAATCGGGTGACACAGAAGGTATTGTAAATTATGCGCTTTCTATTGAAGGAATTGATTTTGCTGCTATTTTGATTGATTATGGTAGTGAAGTCAGAATGTCATTTCGTTCAGTAGGAACATTTTCAGTAGCTGATTTTGCTCATACTCATTTTGGTGGTGGTGGACATCATAATGCAGCAGGAGGAAGAAGCACAGAACCTATAAAAAAAGTAGTAGAACGCTTCGAAACTCTCATTGAAGAGCATCGCTCAGAGCTTACAGCTACTCATTAATTCTTATTAAAATTTAATTTTCTATAAATCTTTTCTACTTTGGTTTTTATATTAGACCTTTGTGGTTGGTCTGTACAAAAACAGTTCTAACTTGAAAATATTTAACTTTTCAAAAAAATCAATTTATATTGGTTATTTCTTTTAATTTTATCTAAAATCGAAAAAATGAATTCTTCTTATTTATACCGTTTTTTTTTAGTAGCTCTTGTAGGAGCTGTTTCTTGGTCTTGTGATTCTAAAAGTAAAGAAGGTGAACACAAAGGAATGAAATATGTAGTTCGTGAAAATGGTAGTGGTGAAAAAATTAATGACTCTAGTATTGTACAAGTACAGATGAGAGTTTTTAATAGTGCAGATTCTCTTTTACAAGAAACGTATAAAGAAGAAATTCCTGCCCTTGTAAATTTGCGTGACTCTAACAATCGCAAAATGCCTTTAGTAGAAATTCTTTCAAAAGGTACTGTGGGAGATAGTGTAACTATTTTTACACAATCAGATTCTATTTATAAAGGACAAAATGCTGCTAATCGTCCTCCATTTATTCCAGTGGGAAGTCTTATTCGTCAAGAATTTCGTGTTGTGAAAAATTATACAATGGAAGAGTATTTGGCTGTACAGGAGCAAATGAAGCAAAAACAGCAGCAAATGCAACAAGAGTACATGGAAGAAATGATGAAGCAACAGCAAGAAATGCAACTTCAAGCTGATAGCATTTCTAAAACACAAGTAGAATATATTGAAAATACTTATTTTGTTGAGAAAGGAATTAAAAATTTCAAAAAAACAGAATCAGGTTTATTATATACAATAGATAAACAAGGTAAAACAGATATTCAAAAAGGAGATAAAGTAAAAGTAAATTATGAAGGTACATTACTTGAAACTGGGGAAAAATTTGATTCTTCGTTTGATAAAGGTAAGCCAATAGAATTTCCAATTGGAGTAGGACAAGTAATCAAAGGTTGGGATGAAGGTATCATGCTTATTGGGCGTGGTGGAAAAGGATATTTGTATATTCCTTCAAACTTAGGCTATGGAGCGCAGGGTTCTCAAGGTGCAATTGGACCAAATGCAATGCTTGTTTTTAAAGTAGAAGTAATGGAAGAAATTACAAAAGCTCAAGCAGAACAAGGACAAAATATGGGTGGAGGAAAATAAATAACTCTACACTATAATTAAATTATCAGATACTTGCCATTATTGGTATCTCACCAACGATATAGTAAATCAAGTATCTGATAATTTTTATAAAAATAAATATTCATCTAAAAAAATAATTTTATGTTTTTATATAGATTTATTCTAATTTTTCTAATTACCTGTGTTTCATTTTCAGCAAATGCACAACATAAGAATAAAAAAAATAAAGATGAAAAAGAATTTAAAGGTATTCGATATCAATTACAGACTACCAAAAAAGAGCGCAAAAAAGCTCTTGCTATCACAGATTCTAGTATTGTAGAGCTAAGAATGGCTATTTTTAATAGTACAGATTCTTTACTGAGAAATACAGATGATGAAGATTTTCCTCTTATTTTAGATTTGAGAGATAGCACAACTAGACAAATTCCGATTGTAGAAATTATGATGAAAGATGGCAAAATTGGAGATAGTTTGTCTTTATTTATTCATTCTGATTCTGTATTTCAAAATGGTCAAATACGTCCTATTTTTATTCCTAAAGGAAGTTCTTTAAGACACGAAATAAAAATAGTAAAGAATTATTCAGAACAAGAATATGCTGATAAGTTAGAAGCCATGCAACAAAAATACATGGACGAAATGAAACAAAAACAACAACAAGAAAAACAAAAAGCAGAAATGGAAGCAAAATCAAAAGTACAAAATCAAATTGATTATTTAGAAAACACCTATTTTGTAGAAAAAGGAATTACTAATTTCCAAAAAACAGAATCTGGGCTTTATTATGTAATTGATGAGCAAGGAACACCTATTGAAAAAGGACAAACTATAAAAGTTCATTATGAAGGAACATTACTTAATGGACAAAAATTTGATTCTTCTTTTGATAGAAATAGTCCTATTGAGTTTCCAATTGGTGTAGGACAAGTTATACAAGGTTGGGACGAAGGAATTATTATTATTGGAAAAGGTGGAAAAGGAACTTTATATATCCCTTCTCATTTGGGATATGGCGAGCGTGGTGCTGGTGGAATAATTAAACCAAATTCGACACTTGTTTTTAGAGTTGAAGTATTAGATTAATCGCACTAAAATTAACTTGATAAATCAAATTTCTACACCATTTAAACGTAGCAATTTGATTTATTAAATTTTAAAAAAACATAATAAAAACACCTTTGGTACATAAATTTATACTGCTTTTTACCTTCTTTATTATTTCTCTTTCTGTTTCAGCTCAATTTGAGGAAGGAATGAAAGAACATAAAGGAATACATTATGAAATACATCAAATAGGAAAGGGGCAACCTCTTACAGATTCCAGTATTGTTCAAATACAAATGAAGGTATTTAATGCTGCTGATTCTCTTTTACAATCTACTTATACAGAAGACTTTCCTGCTTTATTAAATCTACGTGATTCAAATAATCGTAAAATGCCCTTAGTAGAAGTTCTTATAAAGGGTAAAATTGGTGATAGCCTTACTGTTTTTACTTCTTCTGACTCTATTTATCAAGGTTATAATGCTTCTATGCGTCCTGATTTTATCCCAGAAGGAAGTTGGATTCGTCAAGAATTTCAACTTGGTAAAAATTACACGCTAGAAGAATATGAGGAAGTTATGGCTTTAATGCAGCAAAGACAACAGGAAAAACAAGATGAGTATA contains:
- the hemH gene encoding ferrochelatase: MKNAPIAVLLVNLGTPDSPKTPDVRKYLREFLLDGRVIDIPAPLRFALVNGVIAPFRSPKSAAEYQKLWTDRGSPLLYHGVDVAEKLQHSLDEYSSKETDKSKKQKYIVRLAMRYQSPSIPNVLSELQAMNPKKIIVIPMFPQYASASTGSVLEKIMQLVSKWLLIPEVSFVDSYPTDKKMIQAFALQGQELLKTHDYDHYVFSYHGLPQRQLKKASSHCKIGTCCENFSAVNRLCYRAQCYETSRHLAKELGITEKDYTVCFQSRLGSDPWIPPYTDDVIKEMYEEGYRKLIVFVPSFVADCLETSVEVAETYHEDFLALGGERWDMVDSLNSHPLWIESLEDMVLQRS
- the thrC gene encoding threonine synthase, which codes for MNYLSTRKNGTNNEEKVSFKEAVINGLTKNSGLYFPETIPSLPSSFFENIENLEDNQIAFEVLKPFVKESLNEQQLKQIIKETLNFSIPVVQVENNIFSLELYHGATQAFKDVGARFMSRCLSYFYSKNENNQNVTILVATSGDTGSAVANGFFDVKGINVKILFPKGKVSPYQEFQMTTLGKNIQAIEVEGTFDDCQKLVKEAFNDTELREKITLSSANSINVARLLPQMLYYFLAYKQLKIQDVLGNKKLVVSVPSGNLGNISAGLIAKKIGLPIERFIAAHNANDTFYNYLQTGKYEQKASILTYSNAMDVGNPSNFERIEYLYNKDLEATKKDISAFTVDDISTIKEITNCYEKNNYLLDPHGAVGKLALHQSLKENEIGLFLETAHPQKFSEIIQKAIPNYESEKVDLSNAKKLFIKNSYDELVEIILK
- the hemF gene encoding oxygen-dependent coproporphyrinogen oxidase; its protein translation is MENLDTNTQLSNDFTTHKTQISTWFQGLQSRICKALEEADGKATFQTDTWERKGGGGGTSRVIENGNIIEKGGVNFSAVFGESPAQMLKLMKLEPADFFATGVSIVLHPKNPLVPIIHMNVRYFEMSNGIYWFGGGIDLTPHYIFDEDAKFFHKSLKDACDKHHKSYYPEFKKKADDYFYIPHREETRGIGGIFFDHLKEIDGITKQDRWDFVREIGEAFAPVYTQIANKNKTLPFTKEQTEWQRIRRGRYVEFNLVYDRGTKFGLETNGRTESILMSLPPEANWQYAHEPQKGSEEARTLSLLKKGIDWI
- a CDS encoding DHH family phosphoesterase — its product is MQNLAGLSELLSTPQKVVIFPHQRPDADALGSCLALSLYLQKNKHQTTVISPTEYPRFLNWMPENDKVVVYSDKTHKEVEDLVSEATLICCLDFSSPNRTAPLDSFIDKNPDTPILLIDHHRGKTDFAHFELWDITAAATAELVYDLILLMNDRNLIDIPTAQCLYAGIMTDTASFKHPNTTGKIHRIAADLIDMGLDSSYVQRMIYDSSTENRVRLLGHALSDCLTVRQDLKTAYFVLKQKDTRKYNPQSGDTEGIVNYALSIEGIDFAAILIDYGSEVRMSFRSVGTFSVADFAHTHFGGGGHHNAAGGRSTEPIKKVVERFETLIEEHRSELTATH
- a CDS encoding FKBP-type peptidyl-prolyl cis-trans isomerase, with translation MNSSYLYRFFLVALVGAVSWSCDSKSKEGEHKGMKYVVRENGSGEKINDSSIVQVQMRVFNSADSLLQETYKEEIPALVNLRDSNNRKMPLVEILSKGTVGDSVTIFTQSDSIYKGQNAANRPPFIPVGSLIRQEFRVVKNYTMEEYLAVQEQMKQKQQQMQQEYMEEMMKQQQEMQLQADSISKTQVEYIENTYFVEKGIKNFKKTESGLLYTIDKQGKTDIQKGDKVKVNYEGTLLETGEKFDSSFDKGKPIEFPIGVGQVIKGWDEGIMLIGRGGKGYLYIPSNLGYGAQGSQGAIGPNAMLVFKVEVMEEITKAQAEQGQNMGGGK
- a CDS encoding FKBP-type peptidyl-prolyl cis-trans isomerase; amino-acid sequence: MFLYRFILIFLITCVSFSANAQHKNKKNKDEKEFKGIRYQLQTTKKERKKALAITDSSIVELRMAIFNSTDSLLRNTDDEDFPLILDLRDSTTRQIPIVEIMMKDGKIGDSLSLFIHSDSVFQNGQIRPIFIPKGSSLRHEIKIVKNYSEQEYADKLEAMQQKYMDEMKQKQQQEKQKAEMEAKSKVQNQIDYLENTYFVEKGITNFQKTESGLYYVIDEQGTPIEKGQTIKVHYEGTLLNGQKFDSSFDRNSPIEFPIGVGQVIQGWDEGIIIIGKGGKGTLYIPSHLGYGERGAGGIIKPNSTLVFRVEVLD